The sequence below is a genomic window from Draconibacterium halophilum.
GATATTTTCTTCCACACAAGCGCCAACCACATCGGCGTATTTTTCCAGCAATCCGGTGTAGCGCTGGCCCATTTCGACAGCAACTTTATAACCAACGTGAATTAACTGGCGGAAGTTCGGATTGTAATCAGCATGACCGGGAATATGGCGCAAGGTGTTTCCAAATTTTTCGCCCGACCAGCTTTCCACTTCTTCTGATGAAGGAAGCTTTAAACCATCGATATCTATAACATCAGCATACGGGGCACAAAGTTCTTCTTTTCTTTCCAGTGCTTTGGTATAAATTTCTTTGGCTGCAGCCAAACCTTCGTCACCCGAAATAGCCAATCCAATCACTTCTTCCAACCAGGTTGTTCCTGCTGTTTTTACATGAATTCCCTTGTCGTACTTTTTTATAATCTCAGCCATTACCGGGTAAATGGTAAATTTATCAGATCCCGAGTGAACGCTGAGTTTCAGATCGTCTGGTAATCCAAATTCTTTTACAGCATAATCAATCACCAACACATCCTGCTCAAATTCTTTGGCAAACTGCTCCACATCGCCTACATAATCAACCCCTTTATTAAAACGCCCCGTAAATTTAGGAGCAATGGTTTGTGCCGGAATATTTTCGTTGGCAATCATTTTCAAAATGAAAAACATGTCCACCGGAGTTTGCGGAGCCTCAACTTCGTCCATTGAAACCTCGGTAACAAAGTTGCCTTTTCCTTTTACAGCCTCAATATGCCGGTAAATCTTACCCGCCTCTTTAATTGCAGCCAGATATTTCGAAGTAACCTCTTCTAAAAGTTCATTTGAAATCTCGATTGATTCATTAATTCCGGGAATGTTAACCTTCTCTCCCAGCAACTTGCACGTTTCTTTAAAAGCTGCCACGTCTTCAACCGACGACTCGTTACCAATATACATAGCTACATCGAGCGTAAAAAAATTACTTGGCGCTATAAAGCGGTCTACGTTTCCCATATTGATATGATCGGCATCCACAAAATAGGGATTTTCCCAGTTCAGTGCTTTTACTGCGGCATCGGCTTCAATACGCGTGCCCGCTGGCTCGGAATGCACGATATCGTGTTCACGGTTTGATTTATTCCAGACCGGTGTAACAGCAATTCCTTTTTGATTTGCTTTCATCAGGGCGCGTAATTGTGCCACGCCTTCATGATTGAAGCGGTCGCCCACTCCAAAACTATATTTTCCAATTTCCATGGTACGAGTTATGTTTTAAAATTTTCAGAAAAAAATACTCCGTGTACGTGCACGAAAGTAGAATTATAATTTAAATTTCGCAAATAAATCATGCTGTTTAAAATCATTCCACCAATCTCTCACCACCACCTTAAACACTGTATATCTACTACTTACCAAGCCCACAGAAACACAAATAAAATTTAAACAATTGTAAAACCAGGAAAAGCACACACACGAATGAGTAATTTCAAAAAATTCTGATGATTATGTGTGTTCAAAAATTCTATCTTTGGAATTTATTAATCTAGTCCAATACGACTTTGTAATTTTTTTCATATCTATGCGTAAATTTAGTGTACTAATCAGTCTGTTTTTCTTCACGTATTGCCTGATTGCCCAAAACCAACCAGCCGATTGGGAGAACCCAGCCGTTTTCGACATCAACAAAGAAAAACCGCATGCCAGCCTTATGCCGTTTGGTTCGCTTGATGATGCTTTAAAACAAAAACCGCATCAATCTGCCTTTTATAAAACCTTAAGCGGAACATGGAAATTTAACTGGGTAAGAAAACCTGCCGACAGGCCTGTTGATTTTTACAAACCCGATTACGATGTTTCCGACTGGAACGACATCCCCGTTCCGGCAACTTGGGAACTGGAAGGTTATGGCGTACCAATATATGTTAATCATCAATATGAATTTTCGGATTACAAACATCCCGTTTCACCTGAAATGAAATTTGTGGATGACATTTATCCCGCTAATCCCGGGCAAGTGCCACACGATTATAATCCGGTTGGTTCATACCGAAGGACATTCAACATTCCTGAAAGTTGGGACGGCCGACAGGTTTTTATTCAGTTTGGAGCCGTGAAATCGGCCTTCTATTTATGGATTAACGGCGAAAAAGTAGGTTACTCGCA
It includes:
- a CDS encoding tagaturonate epimerase family protein, with protein sequence MEIGKYSFGVGDRFNHEGVAQLRALMKANQKGIAVTPVWNKSNREHDIVHSEPAGTRIEADAAVKALNWENPYFVDADHINMGNVDRFIAPSNFFTLDVAMYIGNESSVEDVAAFKETCKLLGEKVNIPGINESIEISNELLEEVTSKYLAAIKEAGKIYRHIEAVKGKGNFVTEVSMDEVEAPQTPVDMFFILKMIANENIPAQTIAPKFTGRFNKGVDYVGDVEQFAKEFEQDVLVIDYAVKEFGLPDDLKLSVHSGSDKFTIYPVMAEIIKKYDKGIHVKTAGTTWLEEVIGLAISGDEGLAAAKEIYTKALERKEELCAPYADVIDIDGLKLPSSEEVESWSGEKFGNTLRHIPGHADYNPNFRQLIHVGYKVAVEMGQRYTGLLEKYADVVGACVEENIYDRHLKRLFDL